In the Podospora pseudocomata strain CBS 415.72m chromosome 5, whole genome shotgun sequence genome, one interval contains:
- a CDS encoding hypothetical protein (BUSCO:EOG09265GYD; COG:S; EggNog:ENOG503P6QT): MGWLSSSSPEDQRSQEIRAGTVAPSRAERARCWEARDGYFACLDKNNIVDALKEEKAAGKACGAEGKVFERDCAAQWVTYFKKWRVQDIQKRQRIKELEAQGANRLDVQTDFTPRG; this comes from the exons ATGGGCTggctatcctcctcctcccccgaagACCAACGCTCCCAAGAAATCCGCGCCGGCACCGTCGCCCCCTCCCGCGCCGAGCGGGCCCGCTGCTGGGAGGCCCGCGACGGGTATTTTGCCTGCCTGGACAAGAACAACATTGTGGACGCGCTGAAAGAGGAGAAAGCCGCTGGCAAGGCTTGCGGGGCGGAGGGCAAGGTTTTTGAGAGGGATTGTGCTGCTCAGTGG GTAACATACTTCAAAAAGTGGCGCGTCCAAGACATCCAAAAACGTCAACGcatcaaggagctcgaggccCAAGGCGCAAACAGGCTGGACGTGCAGACCGACTTCACGCCAAGGGGTTAA